In Candidatus Desulforudis audaxviator MP104C, a genomic segment contains:
- a CDS encoding heparan-alpha-glucosaminide N-acetyltransferase domain-containing protein: MWGTLGAGRFAKRGGAVFGEGGRYNSIDDFRGLAVFLMFNANFVVVFAADPPLLVNHARPEGFLPLDLVAPLFGFAIGLCLPLTLARARARTGGAGDGERVLSRVARRAALLFLIGYVPDFWYGYAAAASLWENAARTWGILETWALAYVLAFLLCHLRLDLRLVAALALALFYQLFLLPLPAVAEAVRSLVEGGPAAVLSWSVIIVAGTICGELLYRAPRQVFLEWGLRMGLVLTSLGLLVHFLVAPLDRILVTASYTLFGAGVAALVFVWFEFRRPAWGAFFRRAGQYPLTAWVLQALVYGPVVLTVGFGHFAWPLAGLMALAAAVALLVLTPVAQRAGLRLKV, from the coding sequence ATGTGGGGCACCCTTGGAGCGGGACGGTTTGCGAAAAGGGGCGGCGCGGTGTTCGGTGAAGGCGGACGGTACAACAGTATCGACGATTTTCGGGGGTTGGCGGTGTTCCTGATGTTCAACGCCAACTTTGTGGTGGTTTTCGCCGCGGACCCGCCGCTTCTGGTGAACCACGCCCGGCCGGAAGGGTTTTTGCCCCTGGACCTGGTGGCCCCGCTGTTCGGCTTCGCCATCGGCCTTTGCCTGCCGCTGACGCTGGCCCGGGCGCGGGCGCGCACCGGCGGGGCCGGTGACGGAGAGCGGGTGCTCTCCCGGGTGGCCCGCCGGGCGGCGCTTCTTTTTCTCATCGGCTATGTGCCCGACTTCTGGTACGGGTATGCGGCGGCGGCTTCCCTGTGGGAGAACGCCGCGCGAACCTGGGGCATCCTGGAGACCTGGGCCCTAGCCTACGTGCTGGCCTTCCTGCTTTGTCACCTGCGCTTGGACCTGCGCCTGGTGGCGGCCCTGGCGTTAGCGCTCTTCTACCAGTTGTTTCTGCTGCCGCTGCCCGCCGTGGCCGAGGCGGTCCGGTCGCTGGTGGAGGGCGGGCCGGCGGCCGTCCTGTCCTGGTCGGTGATCATCGTCGCGGGCACTATTTGCGGAGAACTCTTGTACCGGGCGCCGCGACAAGTCTTTTTGGAGTGGGGACTGAGGATGGGCCTCGTCCTGACAAGCCTGGGGCTTTTGGTTCACTTTCTAGTGGCGCCGCTGGACCGGATCCTAGTCACCGCCTCCTATACGTTGTTCGGGGCCGGGGTCGCGGCCCTGGTGTTCGTGTGGTTTGAGTTTCGGCGTCCGGCCTGGGGGGCGTTTTTCCGCCGGGCGGGACAATACCCGCTTACGGCCTGGGTGCTGCAGGCGCTGGTGTACGGTCCGGTGGTCTTGACCGTGGGTTTCGGTCACTTTGCCTGGCCGCTG